In one window of Drosophila ananassae strain 14024-0371.13 chromosome XR, ASM1763931v2, whole genome shotgun sequence DNA:
- the LOC123257686 gene encoding prisilkin-39-like: MLHVVAGGSCKLQVAGGWWLPWLPWLQHWWSDLVASGTGYRILEPAVGFRFQATGYRLGSTGYRLVSTSYRLQVPGYGLQASGTGYRILEPAVGFRFQATGYRLGSTGYRILEPAVGFRFQATGYRLVSTSYRPQVPGYGLQASGTGYRILEPAVGFRFQATGYRLGSTGYRLVSTSYRLQVPGYGLQASGTGYRILEPAVGFRFQATGYRLGSTGYMLVSTSYRLQVPGYGLQASGTGYRILEPAVGFRFQATGYRLGSTGYRLVSTSYRLQVPGYGLQAPGYRILEPAVGFWFQATGYRLGSTGYRLVSTSYRLQVPGYGLQVRVCRLL, from the exons ATGTTGCATGTGGTGGCGGGCggcagttgcaagttgcaagttgctggtggctggtggctgcCGTGGCTGCCGTGGCTGCAGCATTGGTGGTCCGATCTGGTC gcttctggaaccggctacaggatCCTGGAACCGGCTGTAGGCTTCAGGTTTCAGGCTACGGGCTACAGGTTAgggtctacaggctacaggttAGTGTCTACAAGCTACAGGCTTCAGGTTCCAGGCTACGGACTACAG gcttctggaaccggctacaggatCCTGGAACCGGCTGTAGGCTTCAGGTTTCAGGCTACGGGCTACAGGTTAgggtctacaggctacag gatCCTGGAACCGGCTGTAGGCTTCAGGTTTCAGGCTACGGGCTACAGGTTAGTGTCTACAAGCTACAGGCCTCAGGTTCCAGGCTACGGACTACAG gcttctggaaccggctacaggatCCTGGAACCGGCTGTAGGCTTCAGGTTTCAGGCTACGGGCTACAGGTTAgggtctacaggctacaggttAGTGTCTACAAGCTACAGGCTTCAGGTTCCAGGCTACGGACTACAG gcttctggaaccggctacaggatCCTGGAACCGGCTGTAGGCTTCAGGTTTCAGGCTACGGGCTACAGGTTAGGGTCTACAGGCTACATGTTAGTGTCTACAAGCTACAGGCTTCAGGTTCCAGGCTACGGACTACAG gcttctggaaccggctacaggatCCTGGAACCGGCTGTAGGCTTCAGGTTTCAGGCTACGGGCTACAGGTTAgggtctacaggctacaggttAGTGTCTACAAGCTACAGGCTTCAGGTTCCAGGCTACGGACTACAG gctcctggctACAGGATCCTGGAACCGGCTGTAGGCTTCTGGTTTCAGGCTACGGGCTACAGGTTAgggtctacaggctacaggttAGTGTCTACAAGCTACAGGCTTCAGGTTCCAGGCTACGGACTACAGGTTAGGGTTTGCAGGCTCCTgtaa